From a region of the bacterium genome:
- a CDS encoding aromatic amino acid transport family protein — protein sequence MIDAMRRAYRRFLLPVGILSGAIIGAGVFSLPYVLHPFGTVVAGLYLGLLGLVFATVHLLYADLLLRTPGSPNFVGVARYYLGTPGLWLTFVTGVLQTFLVLLVYLVLAQSFVSLVVPSAAPASGVFAFWFFGSLAIFLSVRRFAAVEFFITGGIVAIFGFVFWLGLSSAAPLITYGGAPLPLGVALLAIGPVLFSLSGRVAVAEIITYFRRDVAATSDIRRSVVAGTLLPAFCYFLFVVAVWALSPVVSADAVSGLRGVVSSGTLVVIGILGLLSLWSSYIIVGLNVKNILRDDLRFPAWVAGAFVVVLPPALYAFGFTNFLALIGFIGSTFLAVEGALIIYLWQRANRENAPVLLLRLSWCALLPLYIIFALALVSVFM from the coding sequence ATGATTGACGCGATGCGTCGCGCGTATCGCCGCTTTCTCCTTCCGGTCGGCATCCTCTCCGGCGCCATCATCGGTGCGGGAGTTTTTTCGTTGCCGTATGTCTTGCATCCATTCGGTACGGTTGTCGCCGGCCTCTACCTTGGTCTGCTTGGGTTAGTGTTTGCAACGGTGCATTTGTTGTATGCGGATCTTCTGCTGCGCACACCGGGTAGCCCTAACTTTGTCGGCGTGGCGCGGTATTATCTTGGGACGCCGGGGCTGTGGCTCACGTTTGTTACCGGCGTGCTCCAGACATTTCTCGTGCTTCTCGTGTATCTGGTGCTCGCGCAGAGCTTTGTTTCGTTGGTAGTGCCTTCGGCCGCGCCGGCATCCGGGGTGTTTGCGTTCTGGTTTTTCGGATCGCTCGCGATATTTTTGAGCGTGCGGCGTTTCGCGGCGGTTGAATTTTTTATTACCGGCGGCATTGTGGCGATTTTCGGATTCGTATTTTGGCTTGGACTTTCTTCGGCCGCGCCGCTCATTACCTACGGCGGCGCGCCGTTGCCGCTTGGCGTAGCGCTTCTTGCCATCGGCCCCGTACTTTTTTCGCTTTCCGGCCGCGTCGCAGTCGCGGAAATTATTACGTATTTCCGGCGCGATGTCGCGGCGACTTCGGACATCCGCCGCTCGGTGGTCGCCGGTACCCTCTTACCTGCCTTCTGTTATTTTCTTTTTGTCGTCGCGGTGTGGGCGCTTTCACCTGTTGTTTCCGCGGATGCGGTTTCGGGGTTGCGTGGTGTTGTTTCAAGCGGAACGCTTGTTGTTATCGGAATTTTAGGACTGCTTTCGCTTTGGAGCTCATACATTATTGTTGGGTTGAATGTGAAAAATATTTTGCGCGACGACCTGCGTTTTCCTGCCTGGGTTGCCGGCGCGTTTGTTGTTGTCCTGCCGCCGGCATTATACGCGTTTGGTTTTACGAATTTTCTCGCGCTCATCGGATTTATCGGCAGCACTTTTTTAGCGGTGGAGGGCGCGCTTATTATTTATTTGTGGCAGCGCGCCAACCGCGAAAATGCGCCGGTGCTTCTGCTACGACTTTCATGGTGCGCGCTTCTGCCGCTGTACATTATCTTTGCGCTCGCGCTAGTTAGCGTTTTTATGTAA
- a CDS encoding MgtC/SapB family protein encodes MQFFVDFLGSEDAVLIFRLTLAVFLGTLIGLEREMAHKHAGVRTHALVALGSALFTVISSEAAPGVFGVDPTRIAAQVVTGIGFMGAGLIVFNDSRVRGLTTAAGLWAAAAIGMAVGFGLYVVAIFATFLALFVLVGFWFTSKKLFGRSIHQSSYGSHD; translated from the coding sequence ATGCAATTTTTTGTTGACTTTTTGGGGAGTGAAGACGCGGTGCTTATATTCCGGCTTACGCTTGCTGTGTTTTTGGGAACGCTCATCGGCTTGGAACGCGAGATGGCGCATAAGCACGCCGGCGTGCGTACGCACGCGCTTGTGGCGCTGGGGTCCGCGCTTTTTACTGTGATTTCAAGCGAGGCGGCTCCCGGAGTTTTTGGAGTTGATCCGACGCGCATCGCTGCGCAAGTTGTTACCGGAATCGGTTTCATGGGAGCCGGGCTTATTGTGTTCAACGATTCGCGTGTCCGAGGACTCACCACTGCCGCCGGACTTTGGGCTGCTGCCGCTATCGGTATGGCGGTCGGATTCGGCCTTTATGTGGTTGCCATATTCGCGACATTCCTTGCGCTTTTTGTGCTTGTCGGTTTTTGGTTCACCAGCAAGAAGCTTTTCGGGCGTTCAATACATCAGTCCTCATACGGTTCTCATGATTGA
- a CDS encoding translation elongation factor-like protein, producing MKIKKKKIKKPAKKAVKKSVKKTVKKAVKKAAPKKQKPIGVVTHYYGGIEVGIIKCAGVINAGANVQFKGATTDFTQTLDSMEYDRKPIAATKKGQEVGVKVKDRVREGDMVYAAE from the coding sequence ATGAAAATAAAAAAGAAAAAAATTAAAAAGCCGGCGAAGAAGGCCGTGAAGAAATCAGTAAAGAAAACAGTGAAGAAGGCCGTTAAAAAAGCGGCTCCGAAAAAGCAGAAGCCTATCGGTGTTGTGACGCATTATTACGGCGGCATTGAAGTCGGCATCATCAAGTGCGCTGGGGTGATCAACGCCGGCGCCAATGTGCAGTTTAAGGGTGCGACGACGGATTTCACGCAAACGCTTGATTCCATGGAGTATGACCGGAAGCCGATTGCCGCGACGAAAAAAGGTCAGGAGGTCGGCGTGAAAGTAAAGGATCGCGTGCGTGAAGGCGATATGGTTTACGCGGCGGAGTAA
- a CDS encoding LOG family protein, translated as MKNNKFTNKPRYKICISGAAETGHCAVDALEKAEEIGREVARRGMVLVTGATIGIPYWAAKGAKSEGGTVIGLSPAVSEAAHLKTYRLPIDYHDLIIYTGFDYSGRNLLLTRSADAIITVCGRMGTLNEFTIGFEDNKPMGVLEGSGGTADYLRDILEKSHRGMGKVVFSKDPKELLGLVVKAIDEGKGNHYGESHVRG; from the coding sequence ATGAAGAATAATAAATTTACCAACAAGCCGAGGTATAAGATTTGCATCTCCGGAGCCGCGGAAACGGGGCATTGCGCTGTTGACGCGTTGGAAAAAGCCGAAGAGATCGGGCGTGAAGTCGCTAGGCGGGGCATGGTGCTTGTGACGGGCGCCACCATCGGTATTCCTTATTGGGCGGCCAAAGGTGCGAAGAGCGAAGGCGGGACCGTCATCGGTCTTTCGCCGGCGGTGTCTGAAGCCGCGCATTTAAAAACGTACCGGTTGCCGATTGATTATCACGACCTCATCATCTATACCGGATTTGACTATTCCGGACGTAACCTCCTGCTTACGCGTTCGGCAGATGCCATTATCACGGTGTGCGGCCGCATGGGAACGCTGAACGAGTTTACGATTGGTTTTGAAGATAATAAGCCCATGGGTGTGTTAGAGGGAAGCGGCGGTACGGCGGATTATTTGAGAGATATTTTGGAGAAGTCGCATCGCGGCATGGGCAAGGTGGTGTTTTCCAAAGATCCAAAGGAGCTGCTGGGCCTCGTGGTGAAAGCGATTGATGAAGGGAAGGGGAATCACTATGGCGAGAGTCATGTGCGGGGGTAG